One genomic window of Candidatus Thermoplasmatota archaeon includes the following:
- a CDS encoding endonuclease domain-containing protein: MSRYSVGRSIAKQIIKEDKKRRTHGRILKEAEARPESIRVGTEAGEVAMSPIEYELYQAMRKEGLSPTPQFRIDWYTVDFAFPDVKLAIEADGIAYHSGDRRDHDRKRDWKLKTQFGWTVMRFYGTTIHNKAGNCAYVVKREVEARRKLEEDCERQKEKERQARNEAIARPFRKVVKLLKPNRKRRGF; encoded by the coding sequence ATGAGCCGCTATTCCGTCGGTCGTTCCATAGCCAAACAGATCATAAAGGAGGATAAGAAGAGGAGGACCCACGGTCGCATTCTGAAGGAAGCCGAAGCTCGGCCTGAATCAATCCGGGTTGGGACGGAGGCCGGAGAGGTCGCGATGTCTCCGATCGAGTATGAGCTTTATCAGGCGATGCGTAAGGAGGGGCTGTCCCCGACGCCTCAATTCCGCATAGACTGGTATACGGTGGACTTCGCCTTCCCTGACGTCAAGCTAGCAATAGAAGCAGACGGTATCGCGTACCATAGTGGAGACCGACGAGATCACGACCGCAAACGGGACTGGAAACTGAAAACACAGTTCGGTTGGACTGTGATGCGCTTCTACGGCACTACGATCCACAATAAGGCAGGCAACTGCGCGTACGTTGTCAAAAGGGAGGTTGAGGCGCGCAGAAAGCTGGAAGAGGATTGCGAAAGGCAGAAGGAGAAAGAGCGGCAGGCGCGGAATGAAGCTATTGCTCGACCGTTCCGGAAAGTTGTCAAGCTACTGAAGCCGAACAGGAAAAGAAGAGGGTTTTGA
- a CDS encoding GNAT family N-acetyltransferase, translating to MSVSEPKTSVRPAKREDIPAIVMVWRTSVSGEEVAGFGTSVTVSIFGDVDRLSSAWIEPNLVNSDEILVAEIDGRVVGCVEIEERGDELELVNIDVQRELQCQGTGTQLVRYVEELAQMRGKQAVTLGTSRNSAGVPWKSLPWWQARGYRITHEEENAWTKSIGPGVREIRMRKDLR from the coding sequence ATGTCCGTCAGCGAACCTAAGACCAGCGTGCGACCGGCGAAACGCGAGGACATACCGGCTATAGTCATGGTCTGGCGTACCTCTGTCAGCGGCGAGGAGGTCGCTGGATTTGGTACTTCCGTCACCGTGTCCATCTTCGGGGATGTAGATAGGCTCTCGTCTGCATGGATTGAACCGAATCTAGTGAACTCCGATGAGATCCTGGTCGCCGAGATTGACGGTCGAGTCGTGGGCTGCGTCGAGATTGAGGAGAGGGGCGATGAATTGGAGCTCGTGAACATAGACGTGCAACGAGAACTGCAATGTCAGGGAACAGGAACGCAACTCGTCCGATACGTGGAGGAGCTCGCCCAAATGCGGGGAAAGCAAGCGGTGACGCTCGGAACGAGTAGGAACTCGGCCGGCGTACCCTGGAAGTCGTTGCCGTGGTGGCAGGCTCGCGGCTACCGGATCACACACGAGGAGGAGAACGCCTGGACCAAATCAATCGGACCCGGGGTTCGAGAGATTAGGATGCGAAAGGATCTTCGCTAG
- a CDS encoding ATP-dependent helicase produces the protein RIGRTARAGAKGTAYSLCASHERDALREIESLIRMKIEVMSHSFHSDTARNAVGAAARPPPKQQRGQRRSNMNRQDKRHFRSR, from the coding sequence AGAATTGGCCGTACCGCAAGAGCAGGAGCTAAGGGCACTGCATATTCCCTGTGCGCAAGCCATGAACGGGATGCCTTGAGAGAGATCGAGAGCCTAATAAGAATGAAGATCGAAGTAATGTCTCATTCATTTCATTCTGACACTGCAAGAAATGCTGTTGGCGCTGCTGCAAGACCACCGCCAAAACAACAAAGAGGTCAAAGAAGGTCAAATATGAATAGACAGGATAAGAGACATTTTCGGTCGAGATAG